The proteins below are encoded in one region of Xenopus laevis strain J_2021 chromosome 8L, Xenopus_laevis_v10.1, whole genome shotgun sequence:
- the zbtb43.L gene encoding zinc finger and BTB domain-containing protein 43, which translates to MEAGSSAFRVEFPDFSSTILQKLNHQRQHGQLCDISVVVQGHLFRAHKAVLAASSPYFCDQVLLKNSRRVVLPDVMNPRVFENILLSSYTGRLSLPAHEIVSYLTAASFLQMWHVVDKCTELLEGNPTLLCHKTNVSSDHQSPSSSNYNSLSEGFELGTVGQVEFRKGEEIRDVENEEESPKDDELSSQLTEHEYVPSNSSTEHDQLSTEMTSQDGEEAASDSAEYHYTRPLYMKPSIMSHKRWLHIKPERFQQECEGMEVHPPFEDHVSESINAGPIEPPIQSSGVGDTFDLCGKKTGELEGHGNTTRYDEQVDFYGASMEEFSADRDDHVDAHGVENSAAPYGEGIQVAAGIKEETSPSGFTAVVYKLYPCQCGKSFTHKSQRDRHMSMHLGLRPYGCGVCGKKFKMKHHLVGHMKIHTGIKPYECNICGKRFMWRDSFHRHVTSCSKSYHASKGELPAPTES; encoded by the coding sequence ATGGAGGCCGGATCTAGTGCTTTCCGTGTCGAGTTCCCCGACTTCTCCAGCACCATTTTGCAGAAATTAAATCATCAACGTCAGCATGGTCAGTTATGTGACATCTCAGTCGTAGTGCAAGGCCACCTCTTCCGAGCCCATAAAGCCGTGTTGGCGGCAAGTTCTCCCTACTTCTGTGACCAGGTGCTACTGAAAAACAGCAGGAGAGTGGTTTTGCCTGACGTCATGAATCCCCGAGTATTTGAAAACATCCTTTTGTCCTCGTACACTGGAAGACTGTCGCTCCCTGCTCACGAGATCGTCAGTTATCTGACAGCAGCAAGCTTTCTTCAGATGTGGCACGTGGTCGATAAGTGTACAGAACTTTTAGAAGGTAACCCTACTCTGTTGTGTCATAAAACAAACGTCAGCAGTGACCACCAGTCTCCGAGTAGCAGCAACTACAATAGTCTGAGCGAAGGCTTTGAACTTGGGACAGTAGGGCAGGTAGAGTTTCGAAAGGGCGAAGAGATACGAGATGTTGAAAATGAGGAAGAAAGTCCTAAAGATGATGAACTGTCCTCCCAACTCACTGAACATGAGTACGTACCGAGCAACTCTTCGACTGAACATGACCAGCTCAGTACGGAGATGACCAGTCAAGACGGAGAAGAAGCAGCCAGCGATAGCGCCGAATATCACTACACTCGTCCTCTCTACATGAAACCGAGCATCATGTCCCACAAGAGATGGCTCCATATCAAACCAGAAAGGTTTCAGCAAGAGTGTGAAGGCATGGAAGTGCATCCTCCATTTGAAGACCATGTTTCAGAGTCCATCAATGCTGGCCCTATAGAACCGCCAATCCAGTCCTCTGGCGTCGGCGATACGTTTGACCTTTGCGGCAAAAAGacaggggaactagagggtcaCGGCAACACGACGCGTTATGATGAACAAGTTGATTTTTATGGAGCTTCCATGGAAGAGTTTTCTGCAGATCGAGATGATCACGTTGACGCACATGGAGTGGAAAACTCCGCAGCTCCCTACGGGGAAGGAATACAGGTAGCTGCGGGGATTAAAGAAGAAACCTCTCCGTCCGGTTTCACCGCAGTCGTGTACAAACTGTACCCTTGCCAGTGTGGCAAAAGTTTTACGCACAAAAGCCAGAGGGATAGGCACATGAGCATGCACCTTGGTTTGCGCCCGTATGGATGTGGCGTCTGCGGCAAGAAGTTTAAGATGAAGCACCACTTAGTAGGTCACATGAAGATCCACACGGGGATCAAGCCGTACGAGTGCAATATCTGTGGCAAACGCTTCATGTGGCGCGACAGCTTTCACCGACATGTGACCTCTTGTTCAAAGTCATATCATGCTTCAAAAGGGGAGCTACCGGCACCGACTGAAAGCTAA